The Edaphobacter acidisoli genome contains the following window.
TCTCTGATAGCCTTGTCTTAAGCCTTTATTCTTCCGAATGACCGATATACAGCCACCTGCCGCACCTGGCCCCGAGGCCCCCAGCGCGTTCCGCACGTGGCTCCGCCGCACCATCCAGCTTCCCGACTCCATCACCATCCGCGAGTGCCTCATCCTCACCGCCGTCACCGGCTTCCTGCTGCTCTACGGCCTCGTCCCCATCTTTGGCGGAGACCAGCTCGGCCTCGTCGGCGCCGACGAACCCCGCTACGCCCAGGTCGCCCGCGAGATGCTCGCCGCCCACTCCGAGGCCTGCCACGCCTACGACGCCAAAATCGTCCCCCACAACCTCTCGCTCACGGCCATCAAAGACTCCTACCACTGCCTGCTCGGCGGGACCATCACACCCATCCTCTACGGCAAACCCTGGCTCGAAAAGCCCGCGCTCTACTACTGGCGCGCTATGAGCTTCTTCAAAGAGTTCGGCGTCTCCGACTGGTCCGCGCGCCTGCCATCCTCCTCCGGAGCGCTCGCGCTCATCGTGCTCATCTACCTGCACATGCGAAGATTCCGACCTGGAGGCCATCTCGACGCCGCACTCATCACAGCGTCATGCGTCGGCATCTTCAGCTTCGCGCGCGGGGCCTCCACCGACATGCAGCTCGCCGCGCCTTTCTGTATAGGAATGCTCGGTTGGTATGCCTGGTATGAGACCGATAAAAAATTCTGGCTCTTCGATCTCTACTTCTTCGGCGCAGCGGCCACGCTCGCCAAAGGCCCCGTCGCTCCCTTCCTGGCCATCTTCATCATCTTGATCTTCGCCGCCCTGCGCCGCGAGTGGTCGCTGTTGCGCCGCACCATCTGGTGGCCCGGCATCCTGCTCTACCTCGTCATGGTCCTGCCCTGGTACATCGCCGTCCAGTGGAAGAACCCCACGTTCTATAAATTCTTCTTCCTCGAACACAATCTGGAGCGCTTCGCCACCAACCGCTATCAGCACCACCAGGCGCCCTGGTATTACCTCATCGTCCTCGTCCTCGCGCTGATGCCCTGGACCGTCGTCGCCATCCGCGCCCTCATCGACTCCATCGACGTCTCCATCGCCGAGTGGAAAGTCCGCCACAACCCCGCCCGCTACCTCGGCCACACCCGCGCCGGCGACGCCTTCCCCGAGTTCCTCGTCCTCTGGGCGCTCTTTCCCATCCTCTTCTTCTCCTTCTCCGGCTCGAAGCTCCCCGGCTACATCCTTCCGTCGATCCCTCCGCTCACCATCCTCGCCGCCGACTATCTCTTCCGCCGCCGCCAGTGCGGTCTGCCCCGTTGGATACTCTGGTCGCACGCCGCCGTCTGCGCCATCATGATCTTCGTCCTCGTCCTCGCGCCCCAGCACATGCAGTACG
Protein-coding sequences here:
- a CDS encoding ArnT family glycosyltransferase → MTDIQPPAAPGPEAPSAFRTWLRRTIQLPDSITIRECLILTAVTGFLLLYGLVPIFGGDQLGLVGADEPRYAQVAREMLAAHSEACHAYDAKIVPHNLSLTAIKDSYHCLLGGTITPILYGKPWLEKPALYYWRAMSFFKEFGVSDWSARLPSSSGALALIVLIYLHMRRFRPGGHLDAALITASCVGIFSFARGASTDMQLAAPFCIGMLGWYAWYETDKKFWLFDLYFFGAAATLAKGPVAPFLAIFIILIFAALRREWSLLRRTIWWPGILLYLVMVLPWYIAVQWKNPTFYKFFFLEHNLERFATNRYQHHQAPWYYLIVLVLALMPWTVVAIRALIDSIDVSIAEWKVRHNPARYLGHTRAGDAFPEFLVLWALFPILFFSFSGSKLPGYILPSIPPLTILAADYLFRRRQCGLPRWILWSHAAVCAIMIFVLVLAPQHMQYDTWVPAAHWLIAATISALILSGIVLAITQRWGPKQLTNATLIPIFAILVFLLGFHGRELDLTYSARPLAREIHQQAPDVKIVATDDVNRDINYGLAFYRNEPVVDYSVEGVPSAAHILVIRESKTSKLNTLLAGRMYEPLFLYETQGLAVYKVDAQSLP